A genomic window from Pungitius pungitius chromosome 12, fPunPun2.1, whole genome shotgun sequence includes:
- the usp7 gene encoding ubiquitin carboxyl-terminal hydrolase 7 isoform X2 produces MNHHHTQQQKAGEQQLSEPEDMEMEAGDTDDPPRIPANPVINGNVAMADGHNNTEEDMEDDTSWRSEATFRFVVERFSRLSESVLSPSCFVRNLPWKIMVMPRFYPDRPHQKSVGFFLQCNAESDSTSWSCHAQAMLKIINYKDDEKSFSRRISHLFFHKENDWGFSNFMSWSDVTDPERGFVDDDKVTFEVYVQADAPHGVAWDSKKHTGYVGLKNQGATCYMNSLLQTLFFTNQLRRAVYMMPTEGDDSSKSVPLALQRVFYELQHSDKPVGTKKLTKSFGWETLDSFMQHDVQELCRVLLDNVENKMKGTCVEGTIPKLFRGKMVSYIQCKHVDYRSERIEDYYDIQLSIKGKKNIFESFKDYVATEQLDGDNKYDAGEHGLQEAEKGVKFLTFPPILHLQLMRFMYDPQTDQNIKINDRFEFPDQLPLDEFLQKTDSKDPANYILHAVLVHSGDNHGGHYVVYLNPKGDGKVSVKEPIWCKFDDDVVSRCTKEEAIEHNYGGHDDDLSVRHCTNAYMLVYIRESKLSEVLLPMTDVDIPQQLVERLQEEKRVEAQKRKERQEAHLYMQVQIVTEDQFCGHQGNDMYDEEKVKYTVFKVLKSSTLQEFVQTLSQTMGFPQDQMRLWPMQARSNGTKRPAMLDYEADCNKSMIDLSDNENPWTIFLETVDPEMAASGATLPKFDKDHDVMLFLKMYDPKTRSLNYCGHIYTPISCKIRDLLPVMCERAGFQQETSLILYEEVKPNLTERIQDYDVSLDKALDELMDGDIIVFQKDDPENDSSELPTAKEYFRDLYHRVDVIFCDKTIHNDPGFVVTLSNRMNYFQVAKTVAQRLNTDPMLLQFFKSQGDGPGNPLRHNYEGTLRDLLQFFKPRQPKKLYYQQLKMKITDFENRRSFKSIWLNSQFREEEITLYPDKHGCVRDLLEECKKAVELSEKGSDKLRLLEIVSYKIIGVHQEEELLECLSPAASRTFRIEEIPLDQVDLDKDSEMLIPVAHFHKEVFGTFGIPFLLKIRQGESFREVMRRIQTMLDIQEKEFEKFKFAIVMMGRHQYITEDEYEVNLKDFEPQPGNMSHPRPWLGLDHFNKAPKRGRYTYLEKAIKIHN; encoded by the exons atgaaccATCACCACACGCAGCAACAGAAAGCCGGCGAGCAGCAGCTCAGCGAACCGGAGGACATGGAGATGGAAG CTGGGGATACAGACGACCCTCCAAGAATCCCGGCCAACCCAGTGATCAATGGTAACGTGGCCATGGCAGATGGACACAACAACACagaggaggacatggaggatG ACACCAGTTGGCGGTCAGAGGCGACGTTCCGCTTCGTAGTGGAGCGCTTCAGCCGCCTGAGTGAGTCTGTGCTCAGCCCGTCCTGCTTCGTCCGGAACCTGCCGTGGAAGATCATGGTGATGCCGCGCTTCTATCCCGACCGGCCACACCAAAAGAGCGTGGGCTTCTTCCTGCAGTGTAACGCAGAGTCAGACTCCAC GTCATGGTCGTGCCACGCGCAGGCTATGCTGAAGATCATCAACTACAAAGACGACGAGAAGTCCTTCAGCCGCAGGATCAGTCACCTGTTCTTCCACAAAGAGAACGATTGGGGATTCTCCAACTTCATGTCCTGGAGT GATGTGACCGATCCAGAGAGGGGCTTCGTTGACGATGACAAGGTCACATTTGAAGTCTATGTCCAGGCAGACGCCCCACACGGAGTGGC ATGGGattcaaagaaacacacaggCTATGTTGGACTAAAGAACCAGGGAGCTACCTGCTATATGAACAGCCTGCTACAGACGCTGTTCTTCACCAACCAGCTGCGACGG GCGGTGTACATGATGCCCACAGAGGGAGACGACTCGTCCAAGAGCGTTCCCTTGGCCCTGCAGAGGGTTTTCTACGAGCTGCAGCACAGCGACAAGCCCGTCGGCACCAAGAAGCTCACCAAGTCCTTCGG ATGGGAAACACTAGATAGCTTCATGCAACATGACGTACAGGAGCTATGCAGAGTG ctCCTGGACAATGTGGAGAACAAAATGAAAGGCACTTGTGTTGAGGGAACTATCCCCAAACTCTTCAGAGGAAAGATGGTG TCCTATATCCAGTGTAAGCATGTGGACTACCGGTCAGAGCGGATAGAGGACTACTATGACATCCAGCTTAGCATCAAAGGAAAGAAGAACA tcTTCGAGTCATTTAAAGATTATGTTGCAACTGAACAGTTGGATGGCGACAACAAATACGACGCAGGAGAGCATGGCCTGCAG GAAGCTGAGAAGGGGGTGAAATTCCTCACCTTCCCGCCAatcctccacctgcagctgaTGAGGTTCATGTACGACCCACAGACCGACCAAAACATCAAGATCAATGACAG GTTTGAGTTCCCGGATCAGTTACCCCTGGATGAGTTCCTTCAGAAGACTGACTCCAAGGACCCGGCCAACTACATCCTGCACGCCGTGCTCGTGCACAGCGGGGACAACCACGGCGGCCACTACGTCGTCTATCTCAACCCGAAAGGAGACGGCAAAGTGAGCGTCAAGGAACCAATA TGGTGCAAGTTCGACGATGACGTCGTGTCGCGGTGCACCAAGGAGGAGGCCATAGAGCACAACTACGGGGGGCACGACGACGACCTCTCGGTGCGCCACTGCACCAACGCGTACATGTTGGTCTACATCCGCGAGTCCAAGCTCA GCGAGGTGCTCCTGCCAATGACTGACGTGGACATCCcccagcagctggtggagcgtctgcaggaggagaaaagggtgGAGGCACAGAAGAGGAAGGAGCGTCAAGAGGCTCACCTCTACATGCAAGTCCAG ATAGTAACAGAGGACCAGTTCTGTGGTCATCAGGGCAACGACATGTATGACGAGGAGAAAGTGAAGTACACAGTCTTCAAGGTGCTGAAGAGCTCTACGCTGCAGGAGTTTGTCCAGACCCTCTCTCAGACCATG GGTTTCCCACAGGACCAGATGAGGCTGTGGCCCATGCAGGCCCGGAGCAACGGAACCAAGCGACCTGCCATGCTGGACTACGAGGCTGACTGCAACAAGTCG ATGATCGACTTGAGCGACAACGAGAACCCTTGGACAATATTCCTGGAGACGGTGGATCCAGAGATGGCGGCCAGTGGGGCCACATTACCCAAGTTCGACAAAGACC atgatgtCATGTTGTTCTTGAAGATGTATGACCCCAAAACCAGAAGCTTAAATTATTGTGGACATATCTACACACCTATATCCTGCAAAATAA GAGACCTTCTGCCAGTCATGTGTGAGAGAGCAGGGTTTCAGCAGGAAACTAGCCTTATCCTCTATGAG GAAGTGAAGCCCAATCTAACGGAGCGGATACAGGACTACGACGTCTCCCTGGACAAGGCCCTGGACGAGCTCATGGACGGTGACATCATTGTCTTCCAGAA GGACGACCCAGAGAACGACAGCAGCGAGCTGCCTACAGCCAAGGAGTATTTCCGGGATCTTTACCACCGGGTGGACGTCATCTTCTGTGACAAGACCATCCACAACGACCCGGGCTTCGTGGTCACTCTGTCCAACCGCATGAACTACTTTCAG GTGGCCAAGACTGTAGCGCAGAGGTTGAACACCGATCCGATGCTGCTGCAGTTCTTCAAGTCACAGGG GGACGGTCCAGGGAATCCTCTCAGACACAACTATGAGGGAACGCTGCGAGACCTGCTGCAGTTCTTCAAACCTCGGCAGCCCAAGAAACTCTACTATCAGCAG TTAAAGATGAAGATAACTGACTTTGAGAACAGGAGGAGTTTTAAGTCCATATGGCTCAACAGCCAGTTCAGAGAGGAG GAGATCACCCTCTACCCTGACAAGCACGGCTGTGTGCGGGACCTTTTGGAAGAATGTAAAAAGGCAGTCGAGCTCTCTGAAAAAGGCTCCGACAAGctcag GCTGTTAGAGATAGTAAGCTATAAAATCATCGGTGTTCACCAGGAGGAAGAGCTGCTAGAATGTTTATCTCCGGCTGCCAGCCGCACCTTCAGAATAGAG gagaTTCCTTTGGACCAGGTGGACCTGGATAAGGACAGTGAAATGCTGATCCCCGTCGCTCACTTCCACAAGGAAGTCTTCGGCACCTTCGGGATCCCCTTCTTGCTCAAGatcagacag GGAGAGTCCTTTCGGGAGGTGATGAGAAGGATTCAGACCATGCTGGACATTCAGGAGAAAGaatttgagaag TTCAAGTTTGCCATCGTGATGATGGGGCGGCATCAGTACATCACTGAGGACGAGTACGAGGTCAACCTGAAGGACTTTGAACCACAGCCAG gGAACATGTCCCACCCGCGGCCCTGGCTAGGGTTGGATCACTTCAACAAAGCCCCAAAGAGAGGACGCTACACCTACCTGGAGAAAGCAATCAAGATCCACAACTAa
- the usp7 gene encoding ubiquitin carboxyl-terminal hydrolase 7 isoform X1: protein MNHHHTQQQKAGEQQLSEPEDMEMEAGDTDDPPRIPANPVINGNVAMADGHNNTEEDMEDDTSWRSEATFRFVVERFSRLSESVLSPSCFVRNLPWKIMVMPRFYPDRPHQKSVGFFLQCNAESDSTSWSCHAQAMLKIINYKDDEKSFSRRISHLFFHKENDWGFSNFMSWSDVTDPERGFVDDDKVTFEVYVQADAPHGVAWDSKKHTGYVGLKNQGATCYMNSLLQTLFFTNQLRRAVYMMPTEGDDSSKSVPLALQRVFYELQHSDKPVGTKKLTKSFGWETLDSFMQHDVQELCRVLLDNVENKMKGTCVEGTIPKLFRGKMVSYIQCKHVDYRSERIEDYYDIQLSIKGKKNIFESFKDYVATEQLDGDNKYDAGEHGLQEAEKGVKFLTFPPILHLQLMRFMYDPQTDQNIKINDRFEFPDQLPLDEFLQKTDSKDPANYILHAVLVHSGDNHGGHYVVYLNPKGDGKVSVKEPIWCKFDDDVVSRCTKEEAIEHNYGGHDDDLSVRHCTNAYMLVYIRESKLSEVLLPMTDVDIPQQLVERLQEEKRVEAQKRKERQEAHLYMQVQIVTEDQFCGHQGNDMYDEEKVKYTVFKVLKSSTLQEFVQTLSQTMGFPQDQMRLWPMQARSNGTKRPAMLDYEADCNKSMIDLSDNENPWTIFLETVDPEMAASGATLPKFDKDHDVMLFLKMYDPKTRSLNYCGHIYTPISCKIRDLLPVMCERAGFQQETSLILYEEVKPNLTERIQDYDVSLDKALDELMDGDIIVFQKDDPENDSSELPTAKEYFRDLYHRVDVIFCDKTIHNDPGFVVTLSNRMNYFQVAKTVAQRLNTDPMLLQFFKSQGYRDGPGNPLRHNYEGTLRDLLQFFKPRQPKKLYYQQLKMKITDFENRRSFKSIWLNSQFREEEITLYPDKHGCVRDLLEECKKAVELSEKGSDKLRLLEIVSYKIIGVHQEEELLECLSPAASRTFRIEEIPLDQVDLDKDSEMLIPVAHFHKEVFGTFGIPFLLKIRQGESFREVMRRIQTMLDIQEKEFEKFKFAIVMMGRHQYITEDEYEVNLKDFEPQPGNMSHPRPWLGLDHFNKAPKRGRYTYLEKAIKIHN from the exons atgaaccATCACCACACGCAGCAACAGAAAGCCGGCGAGCAGCAGCTCAGCGAACCGGAGGACATGGAGATGGAAG CTGGGGATACAGACGACCCTCCAAGAATCCCGGCCAACCCAGTGATCAATGGTAACGTGGCCATGGCAGATGGACACAACAACACagaggaggacatggaggatG ACACCAGTTGGCGGTCAGAGGCGACGTTCCGCTTCGTAGTGGAGCGCTTCAGCCGCCTGAGTGAGTCTGTGCTCAGCCCGTCCTGCTTCGTCCGGAACCTGCCGTGGAAGATCATGGTGATGCCGCGCTTCTATCCCGACCGGCCACACCAAAAGAGCGTGGGCTTCTTCCTGCAGTGTAACGCAGAGTCAGACTCCAC GTCATGGTCGTGCCACGCGCAGGCTATGCTGAAGATCATCAACTACAAAGACGACGAGAAGTCCTTCAGCCGCAGGATCAGTCACCTGTTCTTCCACAAAGAGAACGATTGGGGATTCTCCAACTTCATGTCCTGGAGT GATGTGACCGATCCAGAGAGGGGCTTCGTTGACGATGACAAGGTCACATTTGAAGTCTATGTCCAGGCAGACGCCCCACACGGAGTGGC ATGGGattcaaagaaacacacaggCTATGTTGGACTAAAGAACCAGGGAGCTACCTGCTATATGAACAGCCTGCTACAGACGCTGTTCTTCACCAACCAGCTGCGACGG GCGGTGTACATGATGCCCACAGAGGGAGACGACTCGTCCAAGAGCGTTCCCTTGGCCCTGCAGAGGGTTTTCTACGAGCTGCAGCACAGCGACAAGCCCGTCGGCACCAAGAAGCTCACCAAGTCCTTCGG ATGGGAAACACTAGATAGCTTCATGCAACATGACGTACAGGAGCTATGCAGAGTG ctCCTGGACAATGTGGAGAACAAAATGAAAGGCACTTGTGTTGAGGGAACTATCCCCAAACTCTTCAGAGGAAAGATGGTG TCCTATATCCAGTGTAAGCATGTGGACTACCGGTCAGAGCGGATAGAGGACTACTATGACATCCAGCTTAGCATCAAAGGAAAGAAGAACA tcTTCGAGTCATTTAAAGATTATGTTGCAACTGAACAGTTGGATGGCGACAACAAATACGACGCAGGAGAGCATGGCCTGCAG GAAGCTGAGAAGGGGGTGAAATTCCTCACCTTCCCGCCAatcctccacctgcagctgaTGAGGTTCATGTACGACCCACAGACCGACCAAAACATCAAGATCAATGACAG GTTTGAGTTCCCGGATCAGTTACCCCTGGATGAGTTCCTTCAGAAGACTGACTCCAAGGACCCGGCCAACTACATCCTGCACGCCGTGCTCGTGCACAGCGGGGACAACCACGGCGGCCACTACGTCGTCTATCTCAACCCGAAAGGAGACGGCAAAGTGAGCGTCAAGGAACCAATA TGGTGCAAGTTCGACGATGACGTCGTGTCGCGGTGCACCAAGGAGGAGGCCATAGAGCACAACTACGGGGGGCACGACGACGACCTCTCGGTGCGCCACTGCACCAACGCGTACATGTTGGTCTACATCCGCGAGTCCAAGCTCA GCGAGGTGCTCCTGCCAATGACTGACGTGGACATCCcccagcagctggtggagcgtctgcaggaggagaaaagggtgGAGGCACAGAAGAGGAAGGAGCGTCAAGAGGCTCACCTCTACATGCAAGTCCAG ATAGTAACAGAGGACCAGTTCTGTGGTCATCAGGGCAACGACATGTATGACGAGGAGAAAGTGAAGTACACAGTCTTCAAGGTGCTGAAGAGCTCTACGCTGCAGGAGTTTGTCCAGACCCTCTCTCAGACCATG GGTTTCCCACAGGACCAGATGAGGCTGTGGCCCATGCAGGCCCGGAGCAACGGAACCAAGCGACCTGCCATGCTGGACTACGAGGCTGACTGCAACAAGTCG ATGATCGACTTGAGCGACAACGAGAACCCTTGGACAATATTCCTGGAGACGGTGGATCCAGAGATGGCGGCCAGTGGGGCCACATTACCCAAGTTCGACAAAGACC atgatgtCATGTTGTTCTTGAAGATGTATGACCCCAAAACCAGAAGCTTAAATTATTGTGGACATATCTACACACCTATATCCTGCAAAATAA GAGACCTTCTGCCAGTCATGTGTGAGAGAGCAGGGTTTCAGCAGGAAACTAGCCTTATCCTCTATGAG GAAGTGAAGCCCAATCTAACGGAGCGGATACAGGACTACGACGTCTCCCTGGACAAGGCCCTGGACGAGCTCATGGACGGTGACATCATTGTCTTCCAGAA GGACGACCCAGAGAACGACAGCAGCGAGCTGCCTACAGCCAAGGAGTATTTCCGGGATCTTTACCACCGGGTGGACGTCATCTTCTGTGACAAGACCATCCACAACGACCCGGGCTTCGTGGTCACTCTGTCCAACCGCATGAACTACTTTCAG GTGGCCAAGACTGTAGCGCAGAGGTTGAACACCGATCCGATGCTGCTGCAGTTCTTCAAGTCACAGGG GTACAGGGACGGTCCAGGGAATCCTCTCAGACACAACTATGAGGGAACGCTGCGAGACCTGCTGCAGTTCTTCAAACCTCGGCAGCCCAAGAAACTCTACTATCAGCAG TTAAAGATGAAGATAACTGACTTTGAGAACAGGAGGAGTTTTAAGTCCATATGGCTCAACAGCCAGTTCAGAGAGGAG GAGATCACCCTCTACCCTGACAAGCACGGCTGTGTGCGGGACCTTTTGGAAGAATGTAAAAAGGCAGTCGAGCTCTCTGAAAAAGGCTCCGACAAGctcag GCTGTTAGAGATAGTAAGCTATAAAATCATCGGTGTTCACCAGGAGGAAGAGCTGCTAGAATGTTTATCTCCGGCTGCCAGCCGCACCTTCAGAATAGAG gagaTTCCTTTGGACCAGGTGGACCTGGATAAGGACAGTGAAATGCTGATCCCCGTCGCTCACTTCCACAAGGAAGTCTTCGGCACCTTCGGGATCCCCTTCTTGCTCAAGatcagacag GGAGAGTCCTTTCGGGAGGTGATGAGAAGGATTCAGACCATGCTGGACATTCAGGAGAAAGaatttgagaag TTCAAGTTTGCCATCGTGATGATGGGGCGGCATCAGTACATCACTGAGGACGAGTACGAGGTCAACCTGAAGGACTTTGAACCACAGCCAG gGAACATGTCCCACCCGCGGCCCTGGCTAGGGTTGGATCACTTCAACAAAGCCCCAAAGAGAGGACGCTACACCTACCTGGAGAAAGCAATCAAGATCCACAACTAa
- the usp7 gene encoding ubiquitin carboxyl-terminal hydrolase 7 isoform X3 encodes MAFQAGDTDDPPRIPANPVINGNVAMADGHNNTEEDMEDDTSWRSEATFRFVVERFSRLSESVLSPSCFVRNLPWKIMVMPRFYPDRPHQKSVGFFLQCNAESDSTSWSCHAQAMLKIINYKDDEKSFSRRISHLFFHKENDWGFSNFMSWSDVTDPERGFVDDDKVTFEVYVQADAPHGVAWDSKKHTGYVGLKNQGATCYMNSLLQTLFFTNQLRRAVYMMPTEGDDSSKSVPLALQRVFYELQHSDKPVGTKKLTKSFGWETLDSFMQHDVQELCRVLLDNVENKMKGTCVEGTIPKLFRGKMVSYIQCKHVDYRSERIEDYYDIQLSIKGKKNIFESFKDYVATEQLDGDNKYDAGEHGLQEAEKGVKFLTFPPILHLQLMRFMYDPQTDQNIKINDRFEFPDQLPLDEFLQKTDSKDPANYILHAVLVHSGDNHGGHYVVYLNPKGDGKVSVKEPIWCKFDDDVVSRCTKEEAIEHNYGGHDDDLSVRHCTNAYMLVYIRESKLSEVLLPMTDVDIPQQLVERLQEEKRVEAQKRKERQEAHLYMQVQIVTEDQFCGHQGNDMYDEEKVKYTVFKVLKSSTLQEFVQTLSQTMGFPQDQMRLWPMQARSNGTKRPAMLDYEADCNKSMIDLSDNENPWTIFLETVDPEMAASGATLPKFDKDHDVMLFLKMYDPKTRSLNYCGHIYTPISCKIRDLLPVMCERAGFQQETSLILYEEVKPNLTERIQDYDVSLDKALDELMDGDIIVFQKDDPENDSSELPTAKEYFRDLYHRVDVIFCDKTIHNDPGFVVTLSNRMNYFQVAKTVAQRLNTDPMLLQFFKSQGYRDGPGNPLRHNYEGTLRDLLQFFKPRQPKKLYYQQLKMKITDFENRRSFKSIWLNSQFREEEITLYPDKHGCVRDLLEECKKAVELSEKGSDKLRLLEIVSYKIIGVHQEEELLECLSPAASRTFRIEEIPLDQVDLDKDSEMLIPVAHFHKEVFGTFGIPFLLKIRQGESFREVMRRIQTMLDIQEKEFEKFKFAIVMMGRHQYITEDEYEVNLKDFEPQPGNMSHPRPWLGLDHFNKAPKRGRYTYLEKAIKIHN; translated from the exons ATGGCGTTCCAAG CTGGGGATACAGACGACCCTCCAAGAATCCCGGCCAACCCAGTGATCAATGGTAACGTGGCCATGGCAGATGGACACAACAACACagaggaggacatggaggatG ACACCAGTTGGCGGTCAGAGGCGACGTTCCGCTTCGTAGTGGAGCGCTTCAGCCGCCTGAGTGAGTCTGTGCTCAGCCCGTCCTGCTTCGTCCGGAACCTGCCGTGGAAGATCATGGTGATGCCGCGCTTCTATCCCGACCGGCCACACCAAAAGAGCGTGGGCTTCTTCCTGCAGTGTAACGCAGAGTCAGACTCCAC GTCATGGTCGTGCCACGCGCAGGCTATGCTGAAGATCATCAACTACAAAGACGACGAGAAGTCCTTCAGCCGCAGGATCAGTCACCTGTTCTTCCACAAAGAGAACGATTGGGGATTCTCCAACTTCATGTCCTGGAGT GATGTGACCGATCCAGAGAGGGGCTTCGTTGACGATGACAAGGTCACATTTGAAGTCTATGTCCAGGCAGACGCCCCACACGGAGTGGC ATGGGattcaaagaaacacacaggCTATGTTGGACTAAAGAACCAGGGAGCTACCTGCTATATGAACAGCCTGCTACAGACGCTGTTCTTCACCAACCAGCTGCGACGG GCGGTGTACATGATGCCCACAGAGGGAGACGACTCGTCCAAGAGCGTTCCCTTGGCCCTGCAGAGGGTTTTCTACGAGCTGCAGCACAGCGACAAGCCCGTCGGCACCAAGAAGCTCACCAAGTCCTTCGG ATGGGAAACACTAGATAGCTTCATGCAACATGACGTACAGGAGCTATGCAGAGTG ctCCTGGACAATGTGGAGAACAAAATGAAAGGCACTTGTGTTGAGGGAACTATCCCCAAACTCTTCAGAGGAAAGATGGTG TCCTATATCCAGTGTAAGCATGTGGACTACCGGTCAGAGCGGATAGAGGACTACTATGACATCCAGCTTAGCATCAAAGGAAAGAAGAACA tcTTCGAGTCATTTAAAGATTATGTTGCAACTGAACAGTTGGATGGCGACAACAAATACGACGCAGGAGAGCATGGCCTGCAG GAAGCTGAGAAGGGGGTGAAATTCCTCACCTTCCCGCCAatcctccacctgcagctgaTGAGGTTCATGTACGACCCACAGACCGACCAAAACATCAAGATCAATGACAG GTTTGAGTTCCCGGATCAGTTACCCCTGGATGAGTTCCTTCAGAAGACTGACTCCAAGGACCCGGCCAACTACATCCTGCACGCCGTGCTCGTGCACAGCGGGGACAACCACGGCGGCCACTACGTCGTCTATCTCAACCCGAAAGGAGACGGCAAAGTGAGCGTCAAGGAACCAATA TGGTGCAAGTTCGACGATGACGTCGTGTCGCGGTGCACCAAGGAGGAGGCCATAGAGCACAACTACGGGGGGCACGACGACGACCTCTCGGTGCGCCACTGCACCAACGCGTACATGTTGGTCTACATCCGCGAGTCCAAGCTCA GCGAGGTGCTCCTGCCAATGACTGACGTGGACATCCcccagcagctggtggagcgtctgcaggaggagaaaagggtgGAGGCACAGAAGAGGAAGGAGCGTCAAGAGGCTCACCTCTACATGCAAGTCCAG ATAGTAACAGAGGACCAGTTCTGTGGTCATCAGGGCAACGACATGTATGACGAGGAGAAAGTGAAGTACACAGTCTTCAAGGTGCTGAAGAGCTCTACGCTGCAGGAGTTTGTCCAGACCCTCTCTCAGACCATG GGTTTCCCACAGGACCAGATGAGGCTGTGGCCCATGCAGGCCCGGAGCAACGGAACCAAGCGACCTGCCATGCTGGACTACGAGGCTGACTGCAACAAGTCG ATGATCGACTTGAGCGACAACGAGAACCCTTGGACAATATTCCTGGAGACGGTGGATCCAGAGATGGCGGCCAGTGGGGCCACATTACCCAAGTTCGACAAAGACC atgatgtCATGTTGTTCTTGAAGATGTATGACCCCAAAACCAGAAGCTTAAATTATTGTGGACATATCTACACACCTATATCCTGCAAAATAA GAGACCTTCTGCCAGTCATGTGTGAGAGAGCAGGGTTTCAGCAGGAAACTAGCCTTATCCTCTATGAG GAAGTGAAGCCCAATCTAACGGAGCGGATACAGGACTACGACGTCTCCCTGGACAAGGCCCTGGACGAGCTCATGGACGGTGACATCATTGTCTTCCAGAA GGACGACCCAGAGAACGACAGCAGCGAGCTGCCTACAGCCAAGGAGTATTTCCGGGATCTTTACCACCGGGTGGACGTCATCTTCTGTGACAAGACCATCCACAACGACCCGGGCTTCGTGGTCACTCTGTCCAACCGCATGAACTACTTTCAG GTGGCCAAGACTGTAGCGCAGAGGTTGAACACCGATCCGATGCTGCTGCAGTTCTTCAAGTCACAGGG GTACAGGGACGGTCCAGGGAATCCTCTCAGACACAACTATGAGGGAACGCTGCGAGACCTGCTGCAGTTCTTCAAACCTCGGCAGCCCAAGAAACTCTACTATCAGCAG TTAAAGATGAAGATAACTGACTTTGAGAACAGGAGGAGTTTTAAGTCCATATGGCTCAACAGCCAGTTCAGAGAGGAG GAGATCACCCTCTACCCTGACAAGCACGGCTGTGTGCGGGACCTTTTGGAAGAATGTAAAAAGGCAGTCGAGCTCTCTGAAAAAGGCTCCGACAAGctcag GCTGTTAGAGATAGTAAGCTATAAAATCATCGGTGTTCACCAGGAGGAAGAGCTGCTAGAATGTTTATCTCCGGCTGCCAGCCGCACCTTCAGAATAGAG gagaTTCCTTTGGACCAGGTGGACCTGGATAAGGACAGTGAAATGCTGATCCCCGTCGCTCACTTCCACAAGGAAGTCTTCGGCACCTTCGGGATCCCCTTCTTGCTCAAGatcagacag GGAGAGTCCTTTCGGGAGGTGATGAGAAGGATTCAGACCATGCTGGACATTCAGGAGAAAGaatttgagaag TTCAAGTTTGCCATCGTGATGATGGGGCGGCATCAGTACATCACTGAGGACGAGTACGAGGTCAACCTGAAGGACTTTGAACCACAGCCAG gGAACATGTCCCACCCGCGGCCCTGGCTAGGGTTGGATCACTTCAACAAAGCCCCAAAGAGAGGACGCTACACCTACCTGGAGAAAGCAATCAAGATCCACAACTAa